From a region of the Mycosarcoma maydis chromosome 7, whole genome shotgun sequence genome:
- a CDS encoding uncharacterized protein (related to AGE2 - ADP-ribosylation factor and GTPase activating protein effector), with translation MNSKAAQDRQQRILLDLVRQPGNDVCADCKGRAPRWASWNLGIFICVQCAGVHRKMGVHISKVKSITLDTWTREQVDRMKEVGNLKSNRKYNPDEMRNRPPTNMEESERDSELEKYIRRKYEFRRFVEGRPPPVPSKDATFLTSPSGSVEYSHAPRSPVEPISSSQSSSSLAQGSSIARSRTAPIPSTWSEAQQRVKANAPPLPNPTAAGYRAASGSQINGTSALSTRSTALTQSSLQLPGASVPLRTTSALNTRDGGQIASASKPTTPTVQSSVFDDLISLNESSQPTATQPPLQMNPWASLQAQQQAVLSAPAIQEPTGLFWAGQPSPNGVASPMAPFGISPSNNNMTFDPVRNTPQHANTMPSLSVSSAQNPLSSQATGMLSASNGGMYSQFEQQRSVGLGSMAFSTSPLPSPGFAPSNPFNATQSNSAAPLPQTAGFVGVNSLFQHQPQQLGQVAFQGQANILAPNQAFYGQQQYSIQIQPASNGVGHFQSSMMPNGFGQAQFGTSHLMQQQQRQQQQQQQQQQQQQQQQQQQQQQQQQQQQQQQQQQNTQQFGQRP, from the coding sequence ATGAACAGCAAAGCagcgcaagatcgacagcagcgcattttgctcgatctcgtccgaCAGCCAGGCAACGATGTGTGCGCCGACTGCAAAGGACGCGCTCCAAGATGGGCGTCATGGAACCTCGGCATATTCATCTGTGTACAGTGTGCCGGCGTGCACCGCAAGATGGGTGTGCACATTAGCAAGGTCAAATCTATCACACTCGATACCTGGACTCGCGAGCAGGTCGATAGGATGAAGGAGGTCGGCAATCTCAAGAGCAATCGCAAGTACAATCCGGACGAGATGCGCAATCGACCACCCACCAACATGGAAGAGAGCGAACGCGACAGCGAGCTGGAAAAATACATTCGCAGAAAGTACGAGTTTCGCAGATTCGTCGAGGGTCGTCCTCCGCCGGTGCCTTCCAAGGACGCTACTTTCCTCACTTCTCCTTCCGGATCAGTCGAGTACTCGCATGCGCCAAGGTCTCCCGTTGAGCCGATATCGTCTTCGCAATCCTCTTCCAGCCTCGCacaaggcagcagcatAGCTCGGTCTCGCACAGCCCCCATCCCATCCACCTGGAGCGAGGCTCAGCAGCGAGTCAAAGCCAACGCGCCTCCCCTGCCGAATCCAACAGCAGCCGGCTATCGCGCTGCAAGCGGATCTCAGATCAACGGTACATCTGCTTTGTCAACCCGATCAACAGCACTGACACAGTCGTCTCTGCAGCTCCCTGGCGCTTCAGTGCCTCTGCGAACTACCAGCGCACTCAACACAAGAGATGGTGGCCAAATCGCCTCTGCATCCAAGCCGACCACTCCAACAGTACAGTCGAGCGTCTTTGACGATCTTATATCGCTCAATGAATCGTCACAACCTACAGCAACCCAACCGCCGCTTCAAATGAATCCGTGGGCGTCGTTGCAGGCACAGCAACAAGCTGTACTTAGCGCCCCCGCCATTCAGGAGCCAACCGGCCTTTTTTGGGCAGGACAACCCTCACCGAACGGCGTTGCGTCACCAATGGCTCCGTTCGGCATTAGCCCTTCGAACAACAACATGACCTTCGACCCGGTGCGCAACACGCCCCAACATGCCAACACCATGCCATCACTGAGCGTCTCTTCGGCTCAAAATCCATTGAGCTCGCAGGCAACGGGCATGCTGAGTGCGAGTAATGGCGGCATGTACTCGCAATttgagcagcagagaaGTGTGGGCCTGGGAAGCATGGCGTTTTCCACCTCGCCGCTACCGTCTCCGGGCTTCGCTCCAAGCAATCCTTTCAACGCAACGCAGTCCAACTCTGCAGCTCCTCTGCCACAGACCGCCGGCTTTGTAGGCGTCAACAGTTTGTTCCAGCatcagccgcagcagcttggacaGGTCGCTTTCCAGGGCCAAGCCAACATCCTCGCCCCGAATCAAGCCTTTTAcggtcagcagcagtaTTCAATCCAGATCCAGCCGGCTAGCAACGGCGTTGGTCATTTCCAGTCTTCGATGATGCCAAACGGCTTTGGGCAGGCACAATTTGGCACAAGTCACCTTatgcaacagcaacagcggcagcagcagcaacaacaacaacaacaacaacaacaacaacaacaacaacaacaacaacaacaacaacaacaacaacaacaacaacaacaacaacaacaacaaaaTACCCAGCAATTCGGTCAGCGGCCATAA
- a CDS encoding uncharacterized protein (related to HXT5 - Hexose transporter with moderate affinity for glucose) yields the protein MAAIEKNSSKLDERFGANKLATDDVSSHDASNSVTMPHSEDVKFSNPLAGIPKEQLLCNVEAFAQEKGLTDELEMLQKGALLAQRPAEYEEIVELSQAEKDAVAHEYAHKWSHPKLLYMTIFVCSIGAATQGWDQTGSNGANLSFPLEFGIPESSPVGVLPGQPGYVTDAEAQRNQWLVGVVNAAPYIASALFGCWISDPLNNYFGRRGCIFITAIILLVTPICSGLTQNWWELFIVRLILGIGMGAKGSTVPVFAAENSPPQIRGALVMGWQLWTAFGIFLGFVANVAVIDVGKIAWRLQLGSAFIPALPLAVLIYFCPESPRWLMKKNRYPQALRSLIRLRHNKIQACRDLYYIHVQLVEESKIVRGETYLKRFKELFTIPRVRRATVASTTVMLSQQLSGVNVIAFFSSTIFLESGSTAKQALYASLGFGAINFLFAFPALITIDTFGRRSLLLFTFPQMTWTLLAAGLCFLIPGEDSKTRLGLVALFIYLFTMAYSPGCGPVPFTYSAEVFPLAQREQGMSWAVATCLFWAAVLSITFPRMLKAMTPTGAFGFYAGTNIVAFILIYLFVPETARFTLEELDAVFGVPHATFIRHQNTKVLPYWFKTTVLRKNALRPPRLIQLDSNLVGAGEKRPEASIA from the coding sequence ATGGCAGCGATCGAAAAGAATAGCTCAAAACTCGACGAAAGGTTCGgcgccaacaagctcgccacCGACGACGTCAGCTCACACGATGCCTCCAACTCGGTCACCATGCCGCACTCGGAGGATGTCAAGTTCAGCAATCCTCTGGCTGGCATCCCCAAAGAGCAACTGCTGTGCAACGTCGAGGCGTTCGCCCAGGAAAAAGGTCTGAcggacgagctcgagatgctccAGAAAGGTGCACTCCTTGCACAGCGCCCCGCCGAGTACGAggagatcgtcgagctctcTCAGGCTGAGAAGGATGCTGTCGCTCACGAGTACGCGCACAAGTGGTCGCACCCCAAGCTGCTGTATATGACCATCTTTGTCTGCTCGATCGGCGCCGCTACCCAGGGCTGGGATCAGACCGGTTCGAACGGTGCCAACCTTTCGTTCCCGCTCGAGTTCGGTATCCCTGAGTCGTCGCCCGTCGGCGTTCTTCCCGGTCAGCCAGGCTACGTCACCGACGCAGAGGCGCAGAGGAATCAGTGGCTCGTCGGTGTCGTTAATGCTGCACCGTACATTGCCAGTGCGCTGTTTGGCTGCTGGATATCCGACCCGCTCAACAACTACTTTGGTCGTCGCGGCTGCATCTTTATCACCGCCAtcatcctgctcgtcaCGCCCATCTGCTCGGGTCTTACGCAAAACTGGTGGGAACTGTTTATTGTGCGTCTTATCCTGGGCATCGGCATGGGCGCAAAGGGTTCCACTGTCCCCGTATTTGCCGCAGAGAACTCACCGCCTCAGATCAGAGGTGCGCTCGTCATGGGCTGGCAGCTGTGGACCGCCTTTGGCATCTttctcggcttcgtcgcGAATGTTGCTGTCATTGACGTAGGTAAGATTGCCTGGCGTCTGCAGCTCGGTTCCGCCTTTATCCCAGCGCTGCCGCTTGCGGTGCTCATCTACTTCTGTCCAGAGTCGCCGCGTTGGTTGATGAAGAAGAACCGTTACCCTCAAGCActgcgctcgctcatccGTCTTCGACACAACAAGATCCAGGCTTGTCGTGACCTCTACTACATCCACGTGCAGCTCGTGGAGGAGAGCAAGATCGTTAGAGGAGAAACGTACCTGAAGCGCTTCAAGGAGCTCTTTACGATCCCGCGTGTTCGACGTGCTACGGTTGCGTCTACGACCGTTATGTTATCACAACAGTTATCTGGGGTGAATGTTATTGCCTTTTTCTCATCTACTATTTTTCTGGAATCTGGATCGACGGCCAAACAAGCTCTGTACGCATCGCTGGGATTCGGAGCGATCAACTTCCTGTTTGCCTTCCCGGCGCTCATCACGATCGATACGTTTGGGCGTCGAAGTCTGCTGTTGTTTACCTTTCCTCAGATGACGTGGACGCTGCTTGCGGCAGGGCTGTGTTTCCTGATCCCTGGCGAGGACAGCAAGACGCGCCTCGGTCTGGTAGCGCTGTTCATCTACCTGTTCACGATGGCGTATAGCCCTGGATGTGGGCCGGTGCCGTTTACGTATTCGGCCGAGGTATTCCCGCTGGCGCAGAGGGAGCAGGGCATGTCGTGGGCGGTCGCTACCTGTCTCTTCTGGGCAGCTGTGCTCAGTATCACTTTCCCTAGGATGCTCAAGGCCATGACTCCGACCGGAGCTTTTGGATTCTATGCCGGAACAAACATTGTGGCTTTCATCCTCATCTATCTCTTCGTCCCGGAAACGGCGCGTTTCACTCTCGAAGAGTTGGACGCCGTCTTCGGCGTCCCCCACGCAACCTTTATTCGTCACCAGAACACAAAAGTGCTCCCCTACTGGTTCAAGACCACCGTCCTCAGGAAAAACGCTCTACGCCCTCCTCGACTCATCCAGCTCGATTCAAACCTCGTAGGTGCAGGCGAAAAGCGTCCCGAAGCCTCGATCGcttag
- a CDS encoding uncharacterized protein (related to BOI1 - BEM1 protein-binding protein) yields the protein MASGNSVDRVWALHDFEAENPDEVSFKAGECILVVEKDDDYGDGWWQGTNESGHTGLFPFTYTTLDRNLALSATSGNATPDALGTPVTANSKPGVMHTTMADIDNALTELQSDHKTPGVTSSGTRAVALGSNPAADTSRASFTSERTDADDQSDNFGESDDFASRSIATRAALAANAQKNLASDAERQKQEEQRRRAKAQREFEEEEARQRELLLEREKERQLKLAAGEIDPSEEKSKAAPIAGVDMSDESDSEGSVVGALDDFQDKTHSPLFGNLTSTSTEGLAAREIKSPTSNLHEIIENQASPSQPALQVKETPAQSFAPASAPLVSEDFAPSVAPDANTAPSATPQFDPAVDPAPVLAARVGDVALGGAAASAVAGVANHDRSTNASSVIEHAPPAADESVRSIAGDSNHTGTGTGLATGTATAATSIAAPANEDSIQSSSAAVYAPKSVVTVSASLPDDPTEWNVDHVVEWARSKGWDEVAVVSKFREHEISGDVLLEMDINILKEIDILAFGKRFQVANGIKELRAQKPVAVTTPGVAQPAPTDSLGSPAIIASGAGSATGTPTYSPYNTGSNNGSNADGRSLSARMAETSLDQSLAPSSSRPESYGGDRDRDSFGGPAQAFGGQGFGGAAGVAAWQAQQAGQTIGSRHLSDGFPRGSGDAPLSPPAGTSQFGMSSARYAPTNGIANEDRLGALPTSPRKRESTGSAGTLEKNNRSSFFGLGQRNRKPPPNQAGGAGGPGSISHEDDRGSNKGTLSRLGFARSSRNISSQSSQSNIKEHISLPTSSPHFDQNGDTARRQRQSTGGTTAMGSPGTPGTLGMGMPTNVRPTSIGSAGAGSQAVASTAGAGTNAAASGPVMSRIQPVDLEGWIKKKGERYNSWKPRYLALKGPDLVILRDPRAEKIKGYVNMKGYKVIADENTNPGKYGFKILHETEKPHYFSSEDPILVREWMKALMKSTIGRDHNFPVISSYNNATISLKEAQRMNPPPRPPSPTSRARTQRAKARPNPEQLTARDAAILMNLTSGQPTKPDDL from the coding sequence ATGGCCTCTGGCAACTCGGTCGATCGCGTATGGGCGCTTCACGACTTTGAGGCGGAGAACCCAGACGAAGTCTCGTTCAAGGCCGGCGAgtgcatcctcgtcgtcgaaaAGGATGACGATTACGGCGACGGGTGGTGGCAAGGCACCAACGAGAGCGGTCACACCGGCCTCTTTCCTTTCACCTACACCACGCTTGATCGCAACCTCGCTCTCAGCGCAACGTCGGGCAATGCCACTCCAGACGCACTCGGCACTCCCGTCACTGCCAACAGCAAGCCCGGTGTGATGCACACCACCATGGCCGACATCGACAACGCCCTCACCGAGCTTCAGAGCGACCACAAAACTCCTGGTGTTACTAGCAGTGGTACAcgtgctgttgctcttggcTCCAATCCGGCGGCCGACACGTCCCGTGCCTCTTTCACCAGCGAACGAaccgatgccgacgacCAGTCTGACAATTTCGGCGAGTCCGACGACTTTGCTAGCAGATCTATCGCCACTCGCGCCGCTCTCGCTGCCAATGCACAGAAGAACCTCGCCAGCGATGCCGAACGCCAGaagcaggaagagcaacGCAGGCGCGCAAAAGCTCAGCGTGAAttcgaggaggaggaggccCGCCAGCgcgagctgcttctcgaAAGGGAGAAGGAACGCCAGCTCAAACTCGCCGCAGGCGAAATCGACCCAAGCGAGGAAAAGTCGAAAGCCGCTCCAATCGCTGGCGTAGATATGAGCGATGAGAGCGACAGTGAAGGCTCCGTCGTCGGTGCACTCGACGATTTCCAAGACAAGACTCACAGCCCGCTCTTTGGCAATCTCACATCCACTTCTACCGAAGGTCTCGCCGCACGAGAGATCAAGTCACCCACTTCTAACCTGCACGAGATCATTGAGAATCAGGCTTCTCCATCACAGCCTGCATTGCAAGTCAAGGAAACGCCGGCACAATCTTTCgcaccagcatcagcgcCGCTCGTTTCGGAAGACTTTGCGCCTTCTGTCGCTCCAGACGCGAACACTGCCCCCTCCGCCACTCCGCAGTTTGACCCTGCCGTCGACCCCGCTCCTGTCCTTGCGGCTAGAGTAGGTGATGTTGCACTCGGGGGCGCCGccgcttctgctgttgctggcgTGGCAAATCACGATCGATCCACCAACGCTTCTTCTGTCATCGAGCATGCTCCtccagctgctgatgaAAGCGTTCGTTCCATTGCCGGCGACAGCAACCACACCGGTACGGGCACTGGTCTTGCGACTGGCACCGCTACTGCAGCCACCTCTATTGCCGCGCCAGCAAACGAAGATTCGATTCAGAGCTCATCCGCTGCCGTCTATGCACCCAAGTCTGTTGTTACCGTATCTGCCAGCTTGCCTGATGATCCGACCGAGTGGAACGTAGATCACGTTGTCGAATGGGCTCGCTCCAAGGGCTGGGACGAGGTGGCCGTAGTCAGCAAGTTCCGCGAGCACGAGATCTCCGGCGACGTTCTTCTCGAGATGGACATTAACATTCTCAAGGAAATTGACATTCTCGCCTTCGGCAAGCGCTTCCAAGTCGCCAACGGCATCAAGGAGCTCCGCGCACAGAAGCCCGTCGCTGTCACCACTCCGGGCGTGGCGCAACCCGCACCGACGGacagcctcggcagccCGGCGATCATCGCTTCCGGCGCAGGCAGCGCTACAGGAACACCCACCTACTCGCCTTACAATACCGGATCCAACAACGGCAGCAACGCCGACGGACGCAGTCTCAGCGCACGCATGGCTGAGACCAGCTTAGACCAGAGCCTTGCACCCAGTTCAAGTCGACCCGAAAGCTACGGTGGCGACCGCGATCGCGATTCATTTGGAGGTCCAGCCCAAGCGTTTGGCGGTCAAGGGTTTGGCGGTGCAGCTGGTGTTGCGGCCTGGCAGGCACAGCAAGCCGGTCAGACAATTGGATCGCGTCATTTAAGCGATGGCTTCCCGCGAGGCAGTGGCGACGCTCCGTTGTCGCCCCCCGCCGGCACGTCGCAGTTCGGCATGTCCAGCGCGCGGTATGCTCCCACCAACGGCATCGCCAACGAGGACAGGCTCGGAGCCCTGCCCACTTCGCCACGCAAGCGCGAGTCGACCGGATCAGCGGGCACGTTGGAGAAGAACAATCGATCCAGCTTCTTCGGTCTTGGCCAGCGCAACCGCAAGCCGCCTCCGAACCAAGCCGGTGGAGCAGGTGGACCGGGCAgcatcagtcacgaggaCGACAGGGGCAGCAACAAAGGTACGCTATCACGTCTTGGATTCGCAcgcagctcgaggaacATCAGCTCGCAATCTTCGCAGTCCAACATCAAGGAGCACATCTCGTTACCTACTTCGAGCCCGCATTTTGATCAGAACGGCGACACGGCTCGACGACAGAGGCAGTCGACTGGTGGCACTACTGCGATGGGCTCGCCAGGTACGCCGGGAACTCTGGGGATGGGCATGCCTACCAACGTGCGCCCTACTAGCATCGGCTCTGCTGGAGCTGGTTCGCAGGCGGTAGCATCTAcagctggtgctggcaccaacgctgctgctagcGGACCTGTCATGTCTCGCATCCAGCCGGTCGACCTGGAAGGCTGGATCAAGAAGAAAGGCGAACGTTACAACTCGTGGAAACCGCGCTACCTGGCACTGAAAGGACCCGATCTCGTCATTCTGCGCGACCCGCGCGCCGAGAAGATCAAAGGCTACGTCAACATGAAGGGCTACAAAGTCATCGCGGACGAAAACACGAATCCAGGCAAATATGGCTTCAAGATTCTGCACGAAACCGAAAAACCGCACTACTTTAGCAGCGAAGATCCGATCCTCGTCAGGGAATGGATGAAGGCGCTCATGAAGAGCACCATCGGAAGAGATCACAACTTCCCTGTGATCTCGAGTTACAACAACGCCACCATCAGTTTGAAAGAGGCTCAGAGGATGAACCCCCCGCCGAGGCCGCCTAGCCCGACGAGCAGGGCCAGGACGCAGAGGGCGAAAGCGAGGCCTAATCCGGAACAGTTGACTGCAAGGGACGCGGCGATCTTGATGAATCTCACCAGTGGACAGCCGACCAAGCCGGATGATTTGTAG